One window of the Xenopus tropicalis strain Nigerian chromosome 10, UCB_Xtro_10.0, whole genome shotgun sequence genome contains the following:
- the LOC116407952 gene encoding uncharacterized protein LOC116407952 — MASKQEVHGAGGHLGFPKHMASKQEVDVAGGHIGCGKEQSRLHGSHLGTPNLSSSHLGGAEGLQKHSGGHLTTPELEGRHVGAPSLNVNTHSAKTNTLAGQAISVLKQSPFEGDKIDSDQLIQSIRLMEDLEAKRKQLGVEMKAAYNQYSYAKVEDQEYYLSKVNHLNAVMFSLDKELDSVRGQIGPMAEVYANRRRFEASAKILKEPVLYRSPRQVSSSESDREGRTPGKLHHKKTVVAQIHAPNFVFTQEELATVQGKVKKGNLPQREVETFVFSQDDFPSLPSYQESGAPQGQTEVSVVKQSASDASALGHGECSDMELTVTPCVDGPVAVSVGVADGKKEEPSVGVACMSDGESDGENAGVVTRCVESVLQEPQGRESGTAGASDVAVEAPSGAHQSVPLTVPVPGVSSAPNPLMPPPPSSIQANNASMGRNSGQKINPPQPPNAWNRPLNRVRVPGVERRVTGPVFKLRNRIRLKWEGERESMPSRDVIGKELLLKQATLTPADVRACIKNSELEYDIVFRTSNKLEYFWHEYDHFRSTGLWKNFKVIPVTKPETKKVTVLFKNDNVPPEDIAIWLGRHCKVLSPLTMDIDNNGYWSGGWCANVELRMRYNIPQHLPNSVFIGDERGVVFYPGQPRACFKCGSYGHRANACAVVRCSLCGDVGHIGRDCKDVKCNLCGFFGHSHRACPEALHNIRESCPNLEEEMAEEMLEEIREELRECQPPVQGSESHQSISQPILAVQPHNPSPPPHQPKGPKSAPLPQRQSSKPILLKSGSVAPKSSVPSKGKDWVEVGRGKGKQQAPQRLIPSMEIDLSNKFTPLSRHKSWGEEMEEHDELKRMEREEERQAEQERVPLEADPVHSPGQCLAEESDSGAEGDSESKSGDEGEMDTGQEHVTQKRPSERQGVKTQVKKGSGGGNLSVDTDEIVSIGDDDPVPSGVQVKRYGDLEGDTSQEDKRQEEARKRNKRYKHKS, encoded by the coding sequence ATGGCTTCCAAACAGGAAGTGCATGGTGCtggcggccatcttggatttccaaaGCACATGGCTTCTAAGCAGGAAGTGGATGTTGCTGGCGGCCATATTGGATGTGGCAAAGAGCAGAGCCGACTtcatggcagccatcttggtaCTCCCAATTTGAGTAGCAGCCATCTTGGAGGTGCAGAAGGTTTGCAGAAGCACAGTGGCGGCCATCTTACTACACCTGAATTGGAAGGCAGACATGTTGGTGCTCCAAGCCTGAATGTTAATACGCACAGTGCCAAAACAAATACCTTAGCTGGGCAGGCCATCTCTGTGCTTAAACAGTCTCCTTTTGAAGGGGACAAGATTGATAGTGACCAACTGATTCAGTCAATCAGACTGATGGAAGATCTGGAGGCAAAAAGGAAGCAACTGGGCGTTGAGATGAAGGCTGCCTACAACCAGTACTCCTATGCAAAAGTAGAGGATCAGGAGTATTACTTGTCTAAAGTTAACCATCTAAATGCTGTAATGTTTTCACTGGATAAAGAGCTGGACAGCGTGAGGGGCCAAATAGGGCCAATGGCGGAGGTGTACGCCAACAGGAGGCGCTTTGAAGCATCTGCGAAAATCCTGAAGGAGCCGGTGCTGTACAGATCTCCCAGGCAGGTCTCCTCATCCGAGAGCGACCGGGAAGGAAGAACGCCAGGGAAACTGCACCATAAGAAGACGGTTGTTGCCCAGATACATGCCCCTAATTTCGTCTTTACCCAGGAGGAACTGGCAACAGTGCAAGGGAAGGTGAAGAAGGGCAACCTGCCCCAGAGAGAGGTGGAGACTTTTGTCTTTTCCCAAGATGACTTTCCATCTCTTCCATCCTATCAGGAAAGTGgggccccccagggccaaaccgaGGTTTCTGTTGTAAAACAGAGTGCTTCAGATGCTTCTGCTCTGGGGCATGGGGAGTGTTCGGATATGGAATTGACGGTAACACCTTGTGTGGATGGGCCGGTGGCAGTGAGTGTTGGAGTGGCAGATGGCAAGAAGGAGGAGCCTAGTGTGGGTGTGGCTTGTATGAGTGATGGAGAAAGTGATGGTGAGAATGCTGGGGTGGTAACGCGGTGTGTGGAGTCAGTTCTGCAGGAACCACAGGGCAGGGAGAGTGGAACTGCAGGGGCAAGTGATGTGGCAGTTGAGGCACCCTCTGGGGCTCATCAGTCCGTTCCGCTTACTGTGCCGGTACCTGGTGTCTCCTCAGCACCTAATCCATTAATGCCACCCCCTCCCTCATCAATCCAGGCAAATAATGCATCCATGGGTAGAAACTCAGGCCAAAAGATCAACCCCCCACAGCCACCTAATGCTTGGAATAGGCCCCTAAATCGAGTGAGAGTCCCGGGGGTGGAGCGTCGAGTTACTGGCCCAGTGTTCAAGCTGAGAAACCGCATTAGGCTGAAATGGGAAGGAGAAAGGGAGTCAATGCCCAGCAGGGATGTGATTGGGAAGGAGTTGCTGCTGAAACAGGCCACCCTAACCCCTGCAGATGTAAGAGCCTGCATAAAGAACTCCGAGTTGGAGTACGACATTGTTTTCAGGACCTCTAACAAACTTGAGTACTTCTGGCATGAGTATGATCACTTTAGATCCACGGGTCTCTGGAAGAACTTTAAGGTGATTCCAGTCACTAAGCCAGAGACCAAAAAGGTCacggttttgtttaaaaatgacaaTGTCCCTCCTGAAGACATAGCAATATGGCTGGGCAGGCATTGTAAGGTTCTCTCCCCCCTCACTATGGACATAGACAACAATGGGTACTGGTCTGGGGGTTGGTGTGCTAATGTGGAGCTCCGAATGCGCTATAACATCCCTCAGCATCTCCCTAACTCAGTCTTTATTGGGGATGAGAGGGGAGTGGTCTTTTACCCCGGGCAGCCGAGGGCTTGTTTCAAATGTGGCTCTTATGGTCACCGTGCAAATGCCTGTGCAGTGGTCAGGTGTTCACTTTGTGGTGATGTTGGGCACATAGGGCGAGACTGTAAGGACGTAAAGTGCAACCTGTGTGGATTCTTTGGCCACTCGCACAGGGCTTGTCCTGAGGCTCTTCATAATATCAGGGAGAGTTGCCCTAATTTGGAGGAGGAGATGGCTGAGGAAATGCTGGAAGAGATTAGAGAGGAACTCAGAGAATGTCAGCCCCCAGTCCAAGGGTCAGAGTCTCATCAGTCCATAAGTCAGCCTATACTGGCTGTACAACCACACAACCCATCCCCACCTCCTCACCAACCCAAAGGTCCCAAGTCTGCTCCTTTGCCTCAGAGGCAGAGTTCTAAGCCCATACTCCTAAAATCTGGTTCTGTAGCTCCAAAATCCTCTGTCCCTTCTAAAGGAAAAGATTGGGTGGAAGTTGGCAGAGGGAAAGGAAAGCAGCAAGCCCCACAGAGACTAATTCCCTCCATGGAAATTGACCTCTCAAATAAATTTACCCCTTTGAGTAGACACAAATCTTGGGGGGAAGAAATGGAGGAACATGATGAGCTCAAAAGaatggaaagggaggaggagagacaGGCTGAGCAGGAGAGAGTCCCTTTGGAAGCTGATCCAGTACATTCCCCTGGTCAATGTCTTGCTGAAGAATCTGATAGTGGGGCGGAGGGGGATTCCGAAAGCAAGAGTGGGGATGAGGGGGAAATGGACACAGGGCAGGAGCATGTAACCCAAAAAAGGCCCTCTGAAAGGCAGGGGGTTAAAACCCAGGTAAAGAAAGGTAGTGGGGGTGGTAACCTTTCTGTGGACACAGATGAAATTGTGTCTATTGGGGATGATGATCCTGTCCCTTCAGGTGTTCAGGTCAAAAGGTATGGGGACCTGGAGGGGGATACCAGTCAGGAGGATAAGAGACAAGAAGAGGCAAGGAAGagaaataaaagatataaacataaATCTTAA